One genomic region from Ruegeria sp. TM1040 encodes:
- a CDS encoding putative bifunctional diguanylate cyclase/phosphodiesterase: MSIKRRILGPIILLIVIGIVGAIWVARAAIKTQDLIQDADSAAVRTLQATERAQRIRAEIESRLSEFLEFNTIAPPDRIRRNHQRYVDAFQNVWNDLRAAPGSEAQKRMVAQVEEQFKSWNTEASIALGLIYDTHIPSRNRLDTLARRLELALVALEQEVRLSAEQVNQDARRRYAKQVVIVLVTMIGIFLVAGSAFIGFGGQLVRSLTQLAAAMERIRAGDFDTPLSDLQRRDEVGKIARGVADFSSTLRDLSEAKTHIEHLALHDQLTDLPNRRALQDYLERSVEQARDSNARHAVLHVDLDRFKQINDLMGHAAGDQILLHAAEAMQRQIGPDDMTARVGGDEFVIVLRGHGTDSKTKAIAKRVIEEISKPVEIEGEFVNVGASIGIAYLAAGETDPARILSNADIALYIAKSEGRGRVSFYNDATRARFEGNMALLRDLRIGLDNGEITAFFQPQVDGITNEVLGFEALARWHHPKRGMLDPGVFITLAFEHGLGDRLTERIVSDAISALLEWRALGLPAPSVSVNFSAKQLRDGGLVEYLDDALFAANLQPKDIAIEVLESVLFSDGVDPALNTIAKLQDRGYKIELDDFGTGHASISNLRRFKVDGIKLDKDFVAGVDQDAEQEVILRTMIDLCRNLNIECLAEGVETEAEIAKLISLGCSRFQGYGIARPMARDAVTSWLETHYGRKPDAKVS, from the coding sequence ATGTCGATCAAACGCAGAATCCTTGGCCCTATCATCCTGCTGATCGTGATCGGCATCGTCGGCGCTATCTGGGTGGCGCGTGCGGCGATCAAGACACAAGACCTGATCCAGGACGCGGACTCCGCGGCGGTGCGCACCCTGCAGGCCACAGAGCGTGCACAACGGATCCGAGCGGAGATCGAGAGTCGCCTCAGCGAGTTTCTGGAATTCAACACCATCGCCCCGCCCGACCGGATCAGGCGCAATCATCAGCGGTATGTCGATGCGTTCCAGAACGTCTGGAACGACCTGCGCGCAGCGCCAGGGTCCGAGGCCCAGAAACGGATGGTGGCGCAGGTCGAAGAACAGTTCAAATCCTGGAACACAGAAGCCTCGATTGCCCTCGGGTTGATCTACGACACCCATATTCCCTCGCGCAACCGGCTGGACACTCTGGCAAGGCGATTGGAACTGGCGCTGGTGGCGCTGGAGCAGGAGGTGCGTCTGAGTGCGGAGCAGGTCAATCAGGACGCACGGCGCCGCTATGCAAAACAGGTGGTGATTGTTCTTGTCACCATGATCGGGATCTTTCTTGTGGCGGGGTCTGCATTCATCGGCTTTGGTGGTCAACTGGTGCGGTCTCTGACCCAACTCGCGGCCGCAATGGAGCGCATTCGTGCGGGCGATTTCGACACCCCACTGAGCGACCTGCAGCGCCGCGACGAAGTGGGCAAGATTGCGCGCGGGGTGGCGGATTTCTCATCGACCTTGCGCGATCTCAGTGAGGCCAAAACCCACATCGAGCATCTGGCGCTGCACGATCAGTTGACCGATCTTCCCAACCGACGTGCCCTACAGGACTATCTCGAACGCTCTGTGGAGCAGGCGCGTGATTCAAACGCGCGCCACGCCGTGCTGCATGTCGATCTCGACCGGTTCAAGCAGATCAATGACCTGATGGGCCACGCAGCGGGCGACCAGATCCTGCTGCATGCGGCCGAGGCCATGCAGCGCCAGATTGGGCCAGACGATATGACGGCCCGCGTCGGAGGAGACGAATTTGTTATTGTCCTGCGCGGCCATGGTACTGACTCGAAAACCAAAGCGATTGCCAAACGGGTCATCGAGGAAATTTCAAAACCTGTCGAAATCGAAGGCGAGTTTGTAAATGTCGGCGCAAGCATCGGCATCGCTTATCTGGCAGCCGGAGAGACCGATCCGGCGCGCATCCTCTCCAACGCCGATATTGCACTCTATATCGCCAAGAGTGAGGGCCGCGGCCGCGTGTCCTTTTACAATGATGCCACCCGCGCGCGCTTTGAGGGCAATATGGCGCTCCTGCGCGATCTGCGCATTGGCCTGGACAATGGCGAAATCACCGCCTTTTTCCAGCCTCAGGTGGATGGGATCACCAACGAGGTGCTCGGCTTTGAGGCGCTTGCGCGCTGGCATCACCCCAAGCGCGGCATGCTCGATCCGGGCGTCTTTATCACCTTGGCCTTTGAACACGGGCTGGGCGACCGGCTGACCGAGCGCATCGTATCCGACGCGATTTCCGCCTTGCTCGAATGGCGCGCCCTTGGCCTGCCTGCGCCCAGCGTCAGCGTGAATTTCTCCGCCAAGCAGCTGCGCGATGGGGGGCTGGTGGAGTACCTGGATGATGCCTTGTTCGCGGCCAACCTGCAGCCGAAGGATATCGCCATCGAAGTCCTCGAGAGCGTGCTCTTCAGCGATGGAGTGGACCCTGCCCTCAACACAATCGCCAAGTTGCAGGACCGTGGCTACAAGATCGAACTTGATGATTTTGGCACTGGGCATGCCTCGATCTCGAACCTGCGACGGTTCAAGGTCGATGGCATCAAACTCGACAAGGATTTTGTGGCCGGGGTCGATCAGGACGCCGAACAGGAGGTCATCCTGCGCACCATGATCGACCTCTGCCGAAATCTCAACATCGAGTGCCTTGCCGAAGGTGTTGAGACCGAGGCAGAAATCGCCAAGCTGATCTCGCTGGGCTGCAGCCGTTTCCAGGGCTACGGCATCGCGCGCCCGATGGCGCGCGACGCCGTCACCAGCTGGCTCGAGACACATTACGGGCGCAAGCCCGATGCCAAGGTAAGCTGA
- a CDS encoding NADH:flavin oxidoreductase: protein MSHDPLLQPFQLKHLTLRNRIMTTSHEPAYPEDGMPKARYRAYHAERAKAGVALAMTAGSAAVSKDSPPVFNNILAYKDEVVPWIRDLTEGCHEHGCAVMIQLTHLGRRTTWNKGDWLPSVSSSRHREPAHRAFPKLVEDWDIERIITDFADAAERMKAGGMDGIELQAYGHLIDQFWSPLTNDLNGPYGADTLENRLRFPMDVLQAIRKRVGPDFIVGMRFTADEVQKGGITEEEGLEITRILSATGQVDFLNVIRGRIHTDPAMTDVIPVQGMRSAPHLDFAGRVKHETDLPVFHAARIPDVATARHAVQAGLLDMVGMTRAHMADPHVVQKLKEGREEDIRPCVGATYCLDRIYQAGDALCIHNAATGRELTMPHEIAPAEKQRKVAIVGAGPAGLEAARVAAERGHRVVVFEAQPDPGGQIRLTAQSPRRREMISIVDWRMAQCAARDVQFHFNTWAEEEDVLAQNPDLVIIATGGLPNLELFETGQEAAHVVSAWDLIAGDVKPAGRVLIYDESGDHPGLQAAEIAAEAGAEVEVMTPDRTFAPEIMAMNLVPYMRALQEKDVTFTVTRRLLGVARQGNELVATIGTDYSNFTTQKSYDQVVLNYGALPNDDLYQALRPASINHGEVDHDALICGQPQAITRNPRGAFQLFRIGDAVSARNTHAAIYDALRLMKDL, encoded by the coding sequence ATGTCACACGACCCGCTCTTGCAGCCCTTTCAACTCAAGCATCTGACCCTTCGCAACCGGATCATGACCACCAGTCATGAACCGGCCTACCCTGAGGACGGCATGCCCAAGGCGCGTTACCGCGCCTATCATGCGGAGCGGGCCAAGGCCGGAGTGGCGCTGGCGATGACGGCGGGGTCTGCGGCGGTCTCAAAGGACAGCCCACCGGTGTTCAACAATATCCTCGCCTACAAGGACGAGGTGGTGCCGTGGATCCGTGATCTTACTGAGGGCTGTCATGAACACGGCTGCGCGGTAATGATCCAGCTGACGCATCTGGGACGGCGGACAACATGGAACAAGGGCGACTGGCTGCCGTCAGTGTCTTCGTCGCGGCATCGCGAGCCGGCGCACCGCGCCTTTCCCAAACTGGTCGAAGATTGGGACATCGAGCGCATCATCACCGATTTTGCCGATGCCGCAGAACGCATGAAAGCCGGAGGCATGGATGGGATCGAACTGCAGGCCTATGGACATCTGATTGACCAGTTCTGGTCGCCGCTGACCAATGATCTGAACGGCCCCTATGGGGCGGACACGCTTGAGAATCGTTTGCGATTTCCGATGGATGTGCTTCAGGCCATTCGAAAAAGGGTGGGGCCGGACTTTATTGTCGGGATGCGCTTCACCGCCGACGAGGTGCAAAAAGGTGGCATCACCGAAGAAGAAGGGCTGGAAATCACCCGTATCCTGAGCGCGACGGGGCAGGTGGACTTTCTCAATGTGATCCGGGGGCGCATTCATACCGATCCGGCGATGACGGATGTGATCCCGGTGCAGGGCATGCGATCCGCACCGCATCTGGATTTTGCGGGCCGTGTCAAACATGAAACCGATCTGCCTGTATTCCATGCGGCGCGGATCCCCGATGTCGCCACCGCGCGCCATGCGGTGCAGGCAGGGCTTTTGGATATGGTGGGCATGACGCGGGCCCACATGGCCGACCCGCATGTGGTGCAAAAACTCAAAGAGGGGCGCGAAGAGGACATCCGGCCCTGCGTGGGCGCGACCTACTGCCTGGATCGGATCTATCAGGCGGGCGATGCGCTCTGCATTCACAATGCGGCCACCGGGCGTGAACTGACGATGCCGCATGAGATCGCCCCGGCCGAAAAGCAACGGAAAGTAGCGATTGTGGGCGCTGGTCCGGCCGGGCTGGAGGCCGCGCGGGTGGCGGCAGAGCGTGGCCACAGGGTTGTGGTCTTTGAGGCGCAGCCCGACCCCGGAGGCCAGATCCGTCTCACCGCACAATCCCCCCGGCGTCGCGAGATGATTTCGATCGTAGATTGGCGCATGGCGCAATGCGCGGCGCGGGATGTGCAGTTTCACTTTAATACATGGGCCGAAGAAGAGGATGTTCTGGCGCAAAACCCCGATCTGGTCATCATCGCCACCGGCGGGCTTCCAAATCTGGAGCTGTTCGAGACCGGACAGGAGGCCGCGCATGTGGTCTCGGCCTGGGATCTGATCGCGGGGGATGTAAAGCCGGCGGGCCGGGTGCTTATCTACGACGAAAGCGGCGATCATCCCGGACTTCAGGCAGCTGAAATCGCCGCCGAAGCAGGCGCAGAAGTCGAGGTAATGACCCCGGATCGGACCTTTGCGCCCGAAATCATGGCGATGAACCTCGTGCCCTACATGCGCGCACTGCAGGAAAAGGACGTCACCTTTACCGTGACCCGTCGCCTCCTTGGGGTGGCGCGACAGGGCAATGAATTGGTGGCGACGATTGGCACCGACTACAGCAATTTCACCACGCAGAAGTCATATGATCAGGTCGTGCTAAACTATGGCGCCCTTCCCAATGATGACCTGTATCAGGCGTTGCGACCGGCCAGCATCAACCACGGCGAGGTCGATCATGATGCGCTGATCTGCGGTCAGCCGCAGGCGATCACGCGCAACCCGCGAGGCGCGTTTCAGCTGTTTCGCATCGGCGATGCGGTCTCGGCCCGCAACACCCATGCTGCGATCTATGACGCGCTGCGGCTGATGAAGGATCTTTGA
- a CDS encoding TetR/AcrR family transcriptional regulator, which yields MSKPTSPRPRGSRDLWLDAALDLLVSSGIDAVKIMPLARAVDQTRTGFYWYFKDIGALHEAMIDTWEARNTGQIQARCEAPAQSIGAALFNLMDCWLNPALFDARLDLAIRNWARNDTRLAARLESADNARIKSVRDMFLRYGYSKEQADVRSLTTIYTQVGYISMEVEEDPLQRLNRVPHYVEMFSGQPPTEEEIAEFMGRHQTPQ from the coding sequence ATGTCCAAACCCACCTCCCCTCGCCCGCGCGGCTCGCGCGACCTCTGGCTCGATGCCGCGCTTGATCTTTTGGTCTCAAGTGGGATCGACGCGGTGAAAATCATGCCGCTGGCCCGCGCCGTGGATCAAACCCGCACCGGGTTTTACTGGTATTTCAAGGATATCGGCGCATTGCACGAGGCAATGATCGACACTTGGGAAGCGCGCAACACCGGCCAGATCCAGGCCCGCTGCGAGGCCCCGGCCCAGAGCATCGGCGCAGCGCTGTTCAACCTGATGGATTGCTGGCTCAACCCTGCGCTTTTTGATGCCCGCCTGGATCTGGCTATCCGCAACTGGGCGCGCAATGACACCAGACTCGCCGCGCGGCTGGAAAGCGCCGACAACGCCCGCATAAAATCCGTGCGCGACATGTTCCTGCGCTATGGCTACAGCAAAGAGCAGGCCGATGTCCGAAGTCTCACCACGATTTACACACAGGTGGGCTATATCTCGATGGAGGTCGAAGAAGATCCCCTGCAGCGCCTCAACCGCGTGCCGCATTATGTGGAGATGTTCTCGGGCCAGCCTCCCACAGAGGAAGAGATCGCCGAATTCATGGGGCGCCACCAAACGCCGCAATAA
- a CDS encoding ABC transporter ATP-binding protein, with protein sequence MALVSVKNLSRVFDVSKPWLNRVIEREPKAFLTAVSDVDFEVEPQTTYALVGESGSGKSTIGRMLVGLLNPSDGNVEIEGVDLANEKDAAKVDAIRSDIQMIFQDPYASLNPRWRVRDIIVEPVAARGGKTEGLAEKLLEQVGLSVKDAGKFPHEFSGGQRQRICIARALASEPRLIVCDEPTSALDVSVQSQVLNLMSDLKDNFGLTYVLITHDLTVVQHMADRIGVLYLGRLVEEGAPDELFERPKHPYTQMLLEAAPRMDGFGREVTPPEGEIPDPINPPSGCAFHPRCPLATDICKQQRPEMRRLGTTRVACHMAEG encoded by the coding sequence ATGGCGCTTGTTTCTGTCAAGAACCTGAGCCGTGTGTTTGATGTCTCAAAGCCCTGGCTCAACCGGGTGATCGAGCGTGAACCCAAGGCCTTTTTGACTGCGGTCTCGGATGTAGATTTCGAGGTCGAACCTCAGACCACCTATGCCTTGGTGGGGGAATCCGGGTCCGGGAAATCCACCATCGGCCGCATGTTGGTGGGCTTGCTCAATCCGTCTGACGGCAATGTGGAGATCGAGGGCGTTGATCTCGCCAATGAGAAAGACGCCGCCAAGGTCGATGCGATCCGCTCTGACATCCAGATGATCTTTCAGGACCCCTATGCCTCGCTCAATCCGCGTTGGCGGGTGCGTGATATCATCGTTGAACCGGTGGCGGCGCGTGGGGGCAAGACCGAAGGCCTTGCCGAGAAGCTCCTGGAGCAGGTGGGGCTTTCGGTCAAAGACGCAGGCAAATTCCCGCATGAGTTTTCTGGCGGACAGCGACAGCGGATCTGTATCGCCCGTGCGCTCGCGTCCGAGCCGCGCCTCATTGTCTGTGACGAGCCCACCTCGGCGCTGGATGTGTCGGTGCAGTCTCAGGTCTTGAACCTGATGAGCGACCTCAAGGACAACTTTGGCCTCACGTATGTGCTGATCACGCACGACCTGACGGTGGTGCAGCATATGGCGGACCGGATCGGGGTTCTCTATCTTGGCCGATTGGTCGAAGAGGGCGCCCCCGATGAGCTCTTTGAGCGCCCCAAGCACCCCTACACGCAGATGCTGCTTGAAGCTGCGCCGCGGATGGACGGGTTCGGACGCGAAGTGACACCGCCCGAAGGCGAGATCCCTGATCCGATCAACCCGCCTTCGGGGTGCGCCTTCCATCCGCGCTGTCCGCTGGCGACGGATATCTGCAAACAGCAGCGCCCCGAGATGCGCAGGCTTGGCACCACCCGTGTCGCTTGCCACATGGCGGAAGGCTAA
- a CDS encoding ABC transporter ATP-binding protein codes for MADPVLSIRNLCVEIPTRHGILKPVDGVSYDIAKGEILGIVGESGAGKSMAGNAVIGLLNPPAHVSSGEIWLNGKRIDTLKGDALRRLRGKEIGMVFQDPLTSINPLLRIGDQLVETMLTHLPISKSEAEKRAVAALEEVGIPGAAKRVNSYPHEFSGGMRQRVVIALALCAEPSLVIADEPTTALDVSVQAQIIALLKRLCRERGTAVMLITHDMGVIAEAADRVAVMYAGRLAELGPVRDVITAPEHPYTHGLMASTPLASRGQKRLHQIPGAMPRLDAVPDGCAFNPRCPHAADKCRAAPAPKVDGGSAACWFPLQHEEAS; via the coding sequence ATGGCTGACCCTGTTCTGTCCATCCGCAACCTTTGTGTGGAAATCCCGACCCGCCACGGCATCCTGAAACCGGTCGATGGCGTCTCTTATGACATTGCCAAGGGCGAAATCCTTGGCATCGTTGGCGAAAGTGGCGCCGGCAAGTCGATGGCGGGCAATGCCGTCATTGGTCTCCTGAACCCGCCGGCGCATGTGTCTTCCGGTGAGATCTGGCTCAACGGCAAACGTATCGACACCCTGAAAGGGGACGCGCTGCGCCGCCTGCGGGGCAAGGAAATCGGTATGGTCTTTCAGGACCCACTGACCTCCATCAATCCGCTGTTGCGGATCGGGGATCAACTGGTGGAGACCATGCTGACCCACCTGCCGATCAGCAAATCCGAGGCCGAAAAACGCGCCGTGGCCGCCCTAGAAGAAGTGGGCATTCCCGGTGCTGCGAAACGTGTGAACAGCTACCCGCACGAGTTTTCCGGCGGTATGCGCCAGCGGGTGGTGATCGCCTTGGCGCTTTGTGCGGAGCCTTCGCTGGTCATCGCGGATGAGCCGACAACGGCGCTGGATGTGTCTGTGCAGGCACAGATCATCGCGTTGCTGAAACGGCTCTGTCGTGAGCGCGGCACGGCTGTCATGCTGATCACGCACGACATGGGCGTGATTGCCGAAGCAGCAGATCGTGTGGCGGTGATGTATGCCGGGCGCCTCGCAGAGCTCGGCCCGGTGCGCGATGTGATCACCGCGCCTGAGCACCCCTATACGCATGGGCTGATGGCCTCGACACCACTCGCGTCGCGTGGCCAGAAACGTCTGCACCAGATCCCCGGCGCAATGCCGCGTCTGGATGCGGTGCCGGATGGTTGCGCCTTCAACCCACGCTGCCCGCATGCGGCCGACAAATGCCGCGCGGCCCCCGCACCCAAGGTCGACGGAGGTTCCGCCGCGTGCTGGTTCCCACTTCAACATGAGGAGGCCTCCTGA
- a CDS encoding ABC transporter permease has translation MSETSTPAQKSRLRTALESDLFYTFKRSPVAVVSTIVVLVLVLSAVFAPLIAPTNPFDPASLNLMNGFTAPMSPNDFTGEVFLMGTDDQGRDVFSTILYGMRISLFVGVAAVLFAMVLGITLGLLSGYLGGWVETVIMRIADVQLTFPSILVAMLIFGVAKGITPVEYRDQMAIWVLILAIGLSDWVQFARVVRGATLVEKNKEYVEAARLIGRRSGAIMLRHILPNVLSPVLVIATISLALAIIAEATLSFLGVGAPPTQPSLGTLIRIGQGFLFSGEWWILLFPAITLLGLALSVNLLGDWLRDALNPRLR, from the coding sequence ATGTCTGAGACATCTACCCCCGCCCAGAAATCGCGCCTGCGCACTGCGCTTGAAAGCGATCTCTTTTATACGTTCAAGCGCTCGCCCGTGGCCGTTGTGTCGACCATCGTGGTTCTGGTTCTGGTCCTCTCGGCGGTGTTTGCGCCGCTGATCGCGCCCACGAACCCGTTTGATCCGGCCTCGCTCAACCTGATGAACGGCTTTACCGCGCCGATGTCGCCCAATGATTTCACCGGCGAAGTGTTCCTGATGGGCACCGACGATCAGGGTCGCGATGTATTCTCGACCATTCTCTATGGCATGCGGATTTCACTCTTTGTGGGTGTGGCTGCGGTGCTCTTTGCCATGGTTCTGGGGATCACGCTGGGTCTGTTGTCCGGCTACCTCGGGGGTTGGGTCGAGACGGTGATCATGCGCATTGCCGATGTGCAGCTGACGTTCCCGTCGATCCTCGTGGCGATGCTGATCTTTGGTGTCGCCAAGGGCATCACCCCGGTGGAATACCGCGATCAGATGGCGATCTGGGTGCTGATCCTTGCGATTGGCCTGTCGGATTGGGTGCAGTTTGCCCGTGTGGTGCGTGGCGCGACCCTTGTTGAGAAAAACAAGGAATACGTCGAGGCCGCGCGGCTGATCGGTCGGCGCTCCGGCGCGATCATGCTGAGGCACATCCTGCCGAACGTGTTGTCGCCGGTCTTGGTCATCGCGACGATCTCGCTGGCGCTGGCGATCATTGCCGAAGCGACACTGTCGTTCCTCGGGGTGGGCGCGCCGCCGACCCAGCCGTCTCTTGGTACACTCATTCGCATCGGGCAGGGCTTCCTGTTCTCTGGCGAATGGTGGATTCTTCTCTTCCCTGCGATCACGCTGTTGGGACTGGCGCTCAGCGTCAACCTGCTGGGCGACTGGCTGCGTGACGCTCTGAACCCGAGGCTTCGCTAA
- a CDS encoding ABC transporter permease, with amino-acid sequence MLAYIIRRVAQSALVLLIVGLVAFAMFRFVGDPIDNMLGQERTAEDIERLRAQLGLDQPFVVQYYRFLENAVQGNFGVSYRQGRPVIDILMERAPATLELAAVSGILAIIFGIALGVFTAIKRNGIAANLIMSGSLIGVSLPTFLIGILLIYLFSVELGWLPSFGRGDVVDLGGWSTGFLTVSGLKALILPSITLGLYQMTLIMRLVRSEMLEVLRQDYIRFARARGLRDRAVHFRHALKNTMVPVITVIGLQVGAIIAFAIITETVFQWPGVGLLFINAIQFVDIPVMAAYLMLISVMFVGINLIVDILYFFIDPRLRVDRKGGH; translated from the coding sequence ATGCTCGCTTATATCATCCGGCGCGTGGCCCAATCCGCGCTGGTTCTTCTTATCGTAGGACTCGTGGCCTTTGCCATGTTCCGCTTTGTCGGCGACCCGATCGACAACATGCTGGGCCAGGAGCGCACCGCCGAAGACATCGAGCGTCTGCGCGCACAACTTGGCCTCGACCAGCCCTTTGTGGTGCAATACTACCGGTTCCTCGAGAACGCCGTGCAAGGCAATTTCGGGGTCAGCTACCGGCAGGGGCGGCCCGTCATCGACATCCTGATGGAACGTGCGCCCGCAACACTGGAGCTGGCGGCGGTCTCGGGCATTCTGGCGATCATATTCGGCATTGCGCTCGGGGTCTTCACGGCCATCAAACGCAACGGGATCGCGGCCAATCTCATCATGTCAGGCTCGCTCATAGGGGTGTCGTTGCCGACGTTCCTGATCGGGATTTTGCTGATCTATCTGTTCTCCGTCGAACTCGGCTGGCTGCCGAGTTTCGGGCGCGGCGATGTCGTCGATCTGGGCGGTTGGAGTACCGGGTTCCTTACGGTGAGCGGTCTCAAGGCGCTGATCTTGCCGTCGATCACACTCGGGCTCTATCAGATGACGCTGATCATGCGGCTGGTGCGCTCCGAGATGCTCGAAGTGCTGAGGCAGGATTATATCCGCTTTGCCCGCGCCCGTGGCCTGCGCGACCGGGCGGTGCATTTCCGCCATGCGCTCAAGAACACCATGGTACCCGTGATCACCGTGATCGGCCTGCAAGTGGGCGCGATCATCGCCTTTGCGATCATCACCGAGACGGTGTTCCAGTGGCCAGGCGTGGGCCTGTTGTTCATCAACGCGATCCAGTTCGTCGATATTCCCGTCATGGCGGCGTATCTTATGCTGATCTCGGTGATGTTTGTCGGCATCAACCTTATCGTCGATATCCTCTATTTCTTTATCGATCCGCGTCTGCGCGTTGATCGCAAGGGAGGTCACTAA
- a CDS encoding ABC transporter substrate-binding protein: MLRLLCTAACATALVSQLPASAVAKEFSWAVTTDPQTMDPHAVNSSPVLGFLNNVYEGLVRRGKDMSIEPALATGWEPIGEGEGWRFFLREGVTFQDGSAFDAEDVIFSYERASSPESDTASWFAPVSDVVKVDDYTVDFLTNSPNPIFPDSIANWMIMDSGWAEANAASRPDKESGNYATLNANGTGAFRVTAREPGLRTVLEPYEGWWGEAEHNITRAEMTPIQNPATALAALLSGDVDMINPVPIQDVERLQGNPDVNVVQGIEARVIMLGFGHQAEALKYSAETEDNPFGDPRVRKAVAHAVNVPAILRTIMRGNAEPVNQLVSSAMRGYSEALPGQMAYDPEAAKALLAEAGYPDGFSFGLKCPNNRYLNDEAVCQAVTAMLAQVGLKATLDAMPVQNYWPELRAGNFDMYLLGWSPGTFDAEHPIRFLAATPNTEKKLGSWNFGGYSNARVDALLPKIQSEIDDSTRQGMLDEVAQVLQDETAYVPLYVQPLVWGTRSNVTLTQRPDNFFILRWVSVK, encoded by the coding sequence GCAGACCATGGATCCCCATGCGGTGAATTCCTCGCCCGTTCTGGGCTTTTTGAACAACGTCTACGAAGGTCTTGTGCGGCGCGGCAAGGACATGAGCATCGAGCCTGCGCTGGCCACCGGCTGGGAGCCGATTGGCGAGGGCGAGGGCTGGCGGTTCTTCCTGCGCGAGGGCGTGACGTTTCAGGACGGCAGCGCCTTTGATGCGGAGGATGTGATCTTTTCCTATGAGCGGGCCTCGAGCCCTGAATCCGACACCGCAAGCTGGTTTGCGCCCGTGTCGGATGTGGTCAAGGTCGATGACTATACCGTTGATTTTCTGACGAATTCTCCAAACCCGATTTTTCCGGACAGCATCGCGAACTGGATGATCATGGACAGCGGCTGGGCCGAGGCCAATGCCGCCAGCCGCCCCGACAAGGAGAGCGGCAACTACGCGACGCTCAACGCCAATGGCACCGGCGCGTTCCGCGTGACCGCACGCGAGCCTGGCCTGCGCACCGTGCTGGAGCCCTATGAAGGCTGGTGGGGCGAGGCCGAGCACAACATCACCCGCGCCGAGATGACTCCGATCCAGAACCCGGCCACCGCCCTTGCGGCGCTGCTCTCGGGGGACGTGGACATGATCAATCCGGTGCCAATTCAGGACGTCGAGCGCCTGCAGGGCAACCCGGATGTGAATGTGGTGCAGGGCATCGAGGCCCGCGTCATCATGCTGGGCTTTGGCCATCAGGCGGAGGCGTTGAAATACTCTGCCGAGACTGAAGACAACCCCTTTGGGGACCCGCGCGTGCGCAAGGCCGTGGCCCATGCGGTCAATGTGCCTGCAATCCTGCGCACCATCATGCGTGGCAACGCCGAGCCGGTGAACCAGCTGGTGAGCAGCGCCATGCGCGGCTACTCCGAGGCGCTGCCGGGCCAGATGGCCTATGACCCGGAGGCCGCAAAGGCGCTCCTGGCAGAGGCAGGCTATCCCGACGGGTTTTCCTTTGGTCTGAAGTGCCCCAACAACCGCTACCTCAATGATGAGGCGGTCTGTCAGGCTGTGACGGCCATGCTGGCGCAGGTGGGGCTCAAGGCGACTTTGGATGCGATGCCGGTGCAGAACTACTGGCCGGAACTGCGGGCCGGGAACTTTGACATGTATCTTCTGGGCTGGTCGCCCGGCACCTTTGATGCGGAGCATCCAATCCGCTTCCTGGCGGCGACCCCGAACACGGAGAAGAAGCTCGGTTCCTGGAACTTTGGCGGCTATTCCAACGCGCGCGTGGACGCGCTGTTGCCTAAGATCCAGTCCGAGATCGACGATTCGACCCGGCAGGGGATGCTTGATGAGGTGGCGCAGGTCTTGCAGGACGAGACCGCCTATGTACCGCTCTACGTGCAACCGCTGGTCTGGGGGACCCGCAGCAACGTCACTTTGACCCAACGGCCAGATAACTTCTTTATCCTGCGCTGGGTCTCCGTTAAATAA